One segment of Hippopotamus amphibius kiboko isolate mHipAmp2 chromosome 4, mHipAmp2.hap2, whole genome shotgun sequence DNA contains the following:
- the LOC130851601 gene encoding replication protein A 14 kDa subunit-like — protein MVDVMESPKAHINTSTLAPFIDQPVCFVGRLEKIHPTGKMFILSVGEGKNGTIELVEPLDEEISGIVEVVGKVTAKATIMCASYVPFKEGNHPFDLGLYNEAVKITHEFPQFFPLGVVQCG, from the coding sequence ATGGTGGACGTGATGGAGTCGCCCAAGGCGCACATCAACACCAGCACGCTAGCTCCGTTCATCGACCAGCCCGTCTGCTTCGTAGGGAGGCTGGAGAAGATTCATCCCACtgggaaaatgtttattctttcagttggagaaggaaaaaatggaactATTGAGTTGGTGGAGCCTCTTGATGAGGAAATCTCTGGAATCGTGGAAGTAGTTGGAAAAGTCACAGCTAAGGCAACCATTATGTGTGCATCTTATGTCCCGTTTAAAGAAGGTAACCATCcttttgatcttggactttacAATGAAGCTGTGAAAATTACCCATGAGTTCCCTCAGTTTTTTCCTTTGGGGGTTGTGCAGTGTGGTTGA